The Sandaracinus amylolyticus genomic interval GAAGATGCGCTCCGGGACGTAGATGATGTCCTGCGCTTGGACCGAGAAGTCTCCCTCGCGTCCCGAGGTGATCGCGTCGACCGGGACCGCGAATCGACGAGTCTCGCCGCTGACGCGCCTCGACACCGTGGTGCCGTCGCGATTCGCGAGGCTCGTGAAGCCGCCCGCGAGGCTGATCGCCTGCACGACCGTGAGCCCGCTCTGCATCGGGAAGCTCCCGGGATTCCGCACCGCGCCCAGCACCGAGATCCGCTTGGAGTTGTACTCCTGCACGAACACGGAGACCTGTGGGTTCACGAGGTATCCGTCATCGCGCAGCCGGCCCTCGACGAGGTCGGCGATCTCGTAGGGCTCGAGCCCCGCGACCTCCATCCGTCCGATGAACGGGTAGTCGATCGTGCCGTCCTGGGCGACGCGGTACGTCCCCGAGAGCTCTTCCTCGCCGAACACGCGCACGTCGAACACGTCGCTCGCTC includes:
- a CDS encoding polysaccharide biosynthesis/export family protein, whose protein sequence is MGFFATSCGPSGRIERPPTSGEEDTTLGASDVFDVRVFGEEELSGTYRVAQDGTIDYPFIGRMEVAGLEPYEIADLVEGRLRDDGYLVNPQVSVFVQEYNSKRISVLGAVRNPGSFPMQSGLTVVQAISLAGGFTSLANRDGTTVSRRVSGETRRFAVPVDAITSGREGDFSVQAQDIIYVPERIF